From one Formosa sediminum genomic stretch:
- a CDS encoding bifunctional aconitate hydratase 2/2-methylisocitrate dehydratase, translating into MTTYNDYIKEIEDRKGQGLHPKPIDGAELLSEIIAQIKDVDNEYREDSLNFFIYNVLPGTTAAASVKAEFLKEIVLGDSVVKEISPAFALEQLSHMKGGPSIAVLLDLALGEDLAIAKDAAEVLKTQVFLYEADTARLEKAFHEGNPIAIELIESYAKAEFFTKLPELPEKIDVVTFIAGVGDISTDLLSPGGDAHSRSDRELHGQCIFEHNKEQQDELKALQAQHPDKRVMLIAEKGTMGVGSSRMSGVNNVALWTGVKSSPYVPFINIAPVIAGTNGISPIFLTTVGVTGGIGLDLKNWVQQKDENGNTIVDEEGEPILKEVYSVATGTVLTIDTKKKKLYKGDTELKDISAAFTPQKMEFMKAGGSYAVVFGKKLQTFASKVLGIDVIPVYAPSKEISIEGQGLTAVEKIFNKNAVGSTPGKVLHAGSDVRVTVNIVGSQDTTGLMTSQELEMMAATVISPIVDGAYQSGCHTASVWDNKSKANIPRLMKFMNDFGLITGRDPKGKYFPMTDVIHKVLNDITVGDWDIIIGGDSHTRMSKGVAFGADSGTVALALATGEASMPIPQSVKVTFKGEMKSYMDFRDVVHATQQQMLKQFGGENVFQGRIIEVHIGTLTADQAFTFTDWTAEMKAKASICISEDETLIESLEIAKGRIQIMIDKGMDNDKQVLKGLVEKAETRITELKTGIKPALRPDANAKYEAEVVIDLDQIVEPMIADPDVNNDDVSKRYTHDVIRPLSFYGGTKQVDLGFIGSCMVHKGDMKILAQMLKNIEKQQGKVEFKAPLVVAPPTYNIVDELKEEGDWEVLQKYSGFEFNDDNPKAAARTKYENMLYLERPGCNLCMGNQEKAEPGDTVMATSTRLFQGRVVKDSGEKKGESLLTSTPVVVLSTVLGRTPTLEEYQAAVEGINLTKFKPSSKLLSI; encoded by the coding sequence ACATCAAGGAAATCGAAGACCGTAAAGGTCAAGGGCTTCATCCAAAACCTATTGATGGTGCTGAATTATTAAGCGAAATCATTGCGCAAATTAAAGATGTAGATAATGAATATAGAGAAGATTCTCTTAATTTTTTCATCTATAACGTATTGCCTGGAACCACTGCAGCTGCAAGTGTTAAAGCTGAATTTTTAAAAGAAATTGTCCTTGGTGATTCTGTAGTTAAAGAAATTTCTCCAGCCTTTGCTCTAGAGCAATTATCACATATGAAGGGAGGACCTTCTATAGCAGTCTTATTAGATTTAGCTTTAGGTGAAGATCTAGCTATTGCAAAAGACGCGGCTGAAGTATTAAAAACGCAAGTGTTCCTTTACGAAGCAGATACTGCGCGTTTAGAAAAAGCATTTCACGAAGGAAATCCAATTGCTATAGAATTAATAGAGAGTTATGCTAAAGCAGAATTCTTTACTAAACTTCCTGAACTTCCTGAAAAAATAGACGTAGTTACCTTTATCGCTGGAGTTGGTGATATTTCTACAGATTTATTATCTCCTGGTGGAGACGCACACTCGCGTTCAGATAGAGAATTACACGGACAGTGTATTTTTGAACACAATAAAGAACAGCAAGACGAATTAAAAGCTTTACAAGCACAACATCCAGATAAACGTGTGATGTTAATTGCTGAAAAAGGAACCATGGGAGTAGGATCTTCTAGAATGTCTGGTGTAAATAACGTGGCACTATGGACAGGAGTAAAATCTAGCCCTTATGTCCCATTTATTAATATCGCCCCAGTAATTGCTGGAACAAACGGTATCTCTCCAATTTTCTTAACTACAGTAGGTGTAACCGGTGGTATTGGTTTAGATCTTAAAAACTGGGTGCAACAAAAAGATGAAAACGGGAATACCATTGTTGATGAAGAAGGTGAACCTATTTTAAAAGAAGTTTATTCTGTTGCAACAGGAACAGTATTGACTATAGATACTAAAAAGAAAAAATTATATAAAGGCGATACAGAATTAAAAGATATCTCTGCAGCATTTACACCACAAAAAATGGAGTTTATGAAAGCGGGAGGATCTTACGCTGTTGTATTTGGTAAAAAATTACAAACATTCGCATCTAAAGTTTTAGGTATAGATGTTATACCAGTATATGCACCATCAAAAGAAATTTCTATTGAAGGTCAAGGATTAACAGCTGTAGAGAAAATTTTCAATAAAAATGCTGTAGGTTCAACACCAGGTAAAGTATTACATGCCGGTTCAGATGTTCGTGTTACGGTAAATATTGTTGGGTCTCAAGATACAACAGGGTTAATGACTTCTCAAGAATTAGAGATGATGGCTGCTACAGTTATTTCTCCAATTGTAGATGGGGCTTACCAATCAGGATGTCATACCGCTTCAGTTTGGGATAATAAATCTAAAGCAAATATCCCACGTTTAATGAAGTTTATGAACGACTTTGGTTTAATTACTGGTCGTGATCCAAAAGGGAAATATTTCCCAATGACAGATGTAATTCATAAAGTACTTAACGATATTACAGTAGGAGATTGGGATATTATTATTGGAGGTGATTCGCATACACGTATGTCTAAAGGTGTGGCTTTCGGAGCAGATTCTGGAACCGTAGCCCTAGCATTAGCAACCGGTGAAGCATCTATGCCAATTCCACAATCTGTAAAAGTAACCTTTAAAGGTGAAATGAAATCATATATGGATTTCCGTGATGTGGTACACGCAACGCAACAACAAATGTTGAAGCAATTTGGAGGAGAAAATGTATTCCAAGGGCGTATAATTGAGGTGCATATTGGTACATTAACTGCAGATCAAGCCTTTACATTCACAGACTGGACAGCAGAGATGAAAGCGAAAGCTTCAATTTGTATTTCTGAAGATGAAACTTTAATAGAATCTTTAGAGATTGCAAAAGGGCGTATCCAAATCATGATTGATAAAGGTATGGACAACGACAAACAAGTACTTAAAGGACTTGTGGAAAAAGCAGAAACACGTATTACAGAACTTAAAACTGGAATTAAACCAGCATTAAGACCAGATGCTAATGCAAAATATGAAGCAGAAGTTGTTATCGACTTAGATCAGATTGTTGAACCAATGATTGCAGATCCAGATGTAAATAACGATGATGTATCTAAACGTTACACACACGATGTTATTAGACCGTTATCTTTCTACGGAGGTACAAAACAAGTAGATTTAGGTTTTATAGGTTCATGTATGGTGCATAAAGGCGATATGAAAATATTAGCTCAAATGCTTAAAAATATTGAGAAACAACAAGGTAAAGTCGAGTTTAAAGCGCCTTTAGTTGTGGCCCCTCCAACATATAATATTGTAGACGAGTTAAAAGAAGAAGGCGATTGGGAAGTATTACAAAAATACTCTGGCTTCGAATTTAATGACGATAATCCTAAAGCGGCAGCACGTACTAAGTACGAAAATATGTTGTATTTAGAGCGTCCTGGATGTAACCTTTGTATGGGGAATCAAGAAAAAGCTGAACCAGGAGATACGGTAATGGCAACATCTACACGTTTATTCCAAGGACGTGTTGTAAAAGATTCTGGAGAGAAAAAAGGAGAATCTTTATTAACATCTACACCTGTAGTAGTACTGTCTACTGTTTTAGGAAGAACTCCTACATTAGAAGAATATCAAGCAGCTGTAGAAGGTATTAACTTAACTAAATTTAAGCCTTCTAGTAAATTATTATCCATATAA